Genomic DNA from Penaeus vannamei isolate JL-2024 unplaced genomic scaffold, ASM4276789v1 unanchor385, whole genome shotgun sequence:
CTTTAGCATCTTCCataatactgctgctgctactaatagTATTACTGCTGCCGATGTAACTACCACTCCTACTGCTGTTGATACTGCTACTTCTAatagtattactgctactattactgctgccgaTGCACCTACCGCTCCTATTATTGCTGTAGTTGATACTGCTACTtctaatagtattactactactattactgctgttgctattactaccattactacaactactatcattatagctGCTGTTGATACTGCTACTtctaatagtattactactactattactaccattactacaactgctatcattattgctattactactacagctactattgCTGCAATTACtgccattgctactactactatgatattCATGATTAACTTTAGGACTATCGTTAATTGCAGGAAATATAATACGAGTGATTGACCAACTAACTACCCATGACAGAGTGTAGCAGACGACGGAGACAAGTTAAATTAATTTTGAATCCGTTCTGTGTGGAAAAATGTAAATTAACTGAACTGAACACGTTAAAAAGGGAACTGCAGGAGAGTTAAGGACGGAAGAAATGAGCCTCGAAACTTTCCTAACTTATTCACAACAATGGGTGGCATGAGGCGGCTCTTCGAGGCAGACGATCTGATGTTTTGTCCATGTACAACTTgactttttattcctccttggAAGATGGATTGAAAAATGTTCGTTTCATGCCAAGAATCATGTGATTTGCAAATGaaaaagcgcgcgcacacacacacacacacacacacacacacacacacacacacacacacacacacacacacacacacacacacatatatatatatatatatatatatatatgtatatatatatacagatatatatattatatttcacatatatatatatatatatatatatatatatatatatatatatatatatatgtatgtatgtatgtattaaaagcAATTCGTCTTCCGCTAGCATTACGATTGCCTCACTGTGGATTCTAGGGTTATAGTGCGCGGGGCGTCGGCTATAGGAAGCAACTTACGATGCTTGTCTGGAGTaacgtacacatgtgtgtgtgcatacacacacgtaagtatatattatatagatcatatatatatatatatacatacatacatatatatatatatatatatatatgtatatatatacatatatatatatatatatatatatatatatatatatatatatatatatatatatatatatatatatatgtatacacacacacacacacacacacacacacacacacacacacacacacacacacacacacacacacacacacacacatatatatatatatatatatatatatatatatatacatatacatatattcatatatatatatatatatatatatatatatatatatatatatgtatatatatatatatatatatatatatatatatatatatatatataaatatatatatatatatacatatacacacacacacacacacacacacacacacacacacacacacacacacacacacacacacacacacacacacacacacacacacacatatatatatatatatatatatatatatatatatatatatatatatatatacatacacacacacacacacacacacacacacacacacacacacacacacacacacacacacacacacacacacacacacacacacacacacacacatacacacacacacacatacacacacacacacacacacacacacacacacacacacacacacacacacacacacacacacacacacacacacacacacacacacatatatatatatatatacatatatatatatatataaatatatatttgtatatacatgtctgtatatatacatatatatatgtgtatctatccatatatatacatatatatatatatatatatatatatatatatatgtatatacatatatatatatatatatatatatatatatatatatatatatatatatatatcaatacataatatatatatatatatatatatatatatatatacatacatatatatatatatatatatatatatatatatatatatatatatatatatatatatatatatatatatatatataagtacacgcaaacacacacacacacacacacacacacacacacacacacacacacacacacacacacacacacacacacacacacacacacacacacacacatgtatatatatgtatacacacacacacacacatatatatatatatatatatatatatatatatatatatatatatatatatatatatatatatatatatatgtataaatgtatatattcataaatatgtttatatatatagacatatgtatacatacactcacacacaaacacacaatcacacacacacgagtaataTCCATCCTTTGCCCTACTCCTGTCCTTTCTTTTATTTGGACAAAGGgtttgaaggagaaagagagagagagagagagagagagagagagagagagagagagagagagagagagagagagagagagagagagagagagagagagagagagagagagagagagagaaagagagagagaaagagagagagagagagagagagagagagagagagagagagagagagagagagagagagagagagagagagagagagagagagagagagagaaagagagagagagagagagagagagagagagagagagagagagagagagagagagagagagagagaaagagagagagagagagagagagagagagagagagagagagagagagagagagagagagagagagagagagagagagagagagagagagagagagagagagagagagagagagagagagagagagagagagagagagagagagagagagagagagagagagagagagagagagagagagagagagagagagagaaagagagagagagagagaagagagagagagagaaagagagagagagagagagagagagagagagagagagagagagagagagagagagagagagagagagagagagagagagagagagagagagagaaagagagagagagagagagagagagagagagagagagagagagagagagagagagagagagagagagagagagaaagagagagagagagagagagagagagagagagaaagagagagagagagagagagagagagagagagagagagagagaaagagagagagagagaaagagagagagagagagagagagagagagagagattgagagagagagagagagagagagagagagagagagagagagagagagcgagaaacagacagagatagaaagagagagagagagagcgagaaacagacagagatagaaaagagaggaagacagagatagaaagagagagagcaagaaacagacagagatagaaagagagagagagcgagaaacagacagagatagaaagagagagagagagagaggggaagacagaaatagaaagagaggaagacagagatagaaacatagacagacaaacgggaATTCAAGCACACGGCGCTGGCACAGAAACAACGCCAAAG
This window encodes:
- the LOC138860982 gene encoding uncharacterized protein, producing the protein MTLISVIDTGHAEYQCRKWKNKRKFFSMKIDVTLSRNELYMVSPKVNHEYHSSSSNGSNCSNSSCSSNSNNDSSCSNGSNSSSNTIRSSSINSSYNDSSCSNGSNSNSSNSSSNTIRSSSINYSNNRSGRCIGSSNSSSNTIRSSSINSSRSGSYIGSSNTISSSSSIMEDAKGNREPPSGTPFISDSHTKFLIFEPLLVH